A section of the Methanocaldococcus sp. FS406-22 genome encodes:
- a CDS encoding TIGR00269 family protein: MLCSCGNEAFYYQKYSNRHLCKDCFKKDIERRAKKVLGKDIIRNNVKIGIGVSGGKDSLVMAYILKKLFENIPNSKLICFFVDEGIKGFREKAKEYVKEFCEEHNLDLKIIKFEDEIGYTLDEIIKNNYLSKLNIGKPCSFCGVVRRYLLNKYALKEGCDYLAIGHNLDDFCQTILMNYIEGNIKNIVQFGKEFEGEGFVKRIKPLKLIPEDEVRLYAEINNIRYQREPCPYSSLSYRHRMKKIIEILEKEKPGVKFSILRGYEKLLKYLNVKEEIRRCKICGFPCSGNLCKVCSWLRCFKTYPNHIKHSK, translated from the coding sequence ATGTTATGTAGCTGTGGAAACGAGGCATTTTATTATCAAAAGTACTCAAATAGACATTTATGTAAAGATTGTTTTAAAAAAGATATTGAAAGAAGAGCTAAAAAGGTTTTAGGGAAAGATATTATAAGAAATAATGTTAAAATAGGAATTGGGGTTAGTGGAGGAAAAGACAGCTTAGTTATGGCATATATTTTAAAGAAACTCTTTGAAAACATTCCTAACTCTAAGTTAATTTGTTTTTTTGTTGATGAGGGGATAAAAGGTTTTAGGGAGAAGGCTAAAGAATACGTTAAAGAATTTTGTGAAGAGCATAATTTAGATTTAAAGATTATAAAATTTGAGGATGAAATTGGCTATACTTTAGATGAGATTATAAAAAATAATTATTTAAGCAAATTAAATATAGGAAAGCCATGTTCCTTTTGTGGAGTAGTTAGGAGATATTTGCTAAATAAATATGCTTTAAAAGAGGGTTGTGACTATTTAGCCATAGGGCATAACTTAGATGATTTCTGCCAGACAATTTTAATGAACTATATCGAGGGAAATATAAAAAATATTGTCCAGTTTGGTAAGGAGTTTGAGGGAGAAGGATTTGTTAAGAGAATTAAACCACTAAAATTAATTCCTGAAGACGAAGTTAGGCTTTATGCTGAAATAAATAATATAAGATATCAAAGAGAGCCATGTCCCTATTCCTCTCTATCGTATAGGCATAGAATGAAAAAAATAATTGAGATTTTGGAGAAAGAAAAGCCAGGAGTTAAGTTTAGTATATTGAGGGGTTATGAAAAACTTTTAAAATATTTAAATGTTAAAGAAGAAATCAGGAGATGCAAGATATGTGGTTTTCCATGTAGTGGAAATTTATGTAAGGTATGTTCATGGCTTAGGTGCTTCAAAACCTATCCAAACCATATCAAACATTCCAAATGA
- the gatA gene encoding Asp-tRNA(Asn)/Glu-tRNA(Gln) amidotransferase subunit GatA, with amino-acid sequence MIVERVEEYLDRIEKINKDINALIEVNPDRVLEEAKKLEKDEKAKKKPLYGKLIVVKANINVEGYTISCASKTLENYIAPYDATVIEKIKENGGLIIGIANMDEFACGSSGETSYYGPTKNPRAKDRIPGGSSSGSAAAVAADLCDMALGSDTGGSIRNPASHCGVVGFKPSYGVVSRYGLCDLAMSFDQIGPLTKTAEDALLLTNIIKGKDLRDTTTVETKPFEKRDIKGFKVGVVKEFMDVADEKIRDKIEKGIEVFKDLGCEIVELSYKYVDLALPTYYLINYVEFFSSTRRYDGRRYGYKIEEVCGEEVLRRIMIGSMISQKEYSGKYYKNALRARNLMKNEMIKIMKDVDIIVGATVPKLPHKLGEKLTPMEMYSYDVLTVLANICGLCAGVVPCGDINGIPVGLQIQGKPFEDEKVLSAMIAFEKAMQ; translated from the coding sequence ATGATTGTTGAGAGAGTTGAAGAGTATTTAGATAGGATAGAAAAAATTAACAAGGATATTAACGCATTAATAGAAGTGAATCCAGATAGAGTTTTAGAGGAAGCAAAAAAATTAGAAAAAGATGAAAAAGCTAAGAAAAAGCCATTATATGGGAAGCTTATAGTAGTTAAAGCAAACATAAACGTTGAGGGATATACAATATCATGTGCATCAAAGACTTTGGAAAATTATATTGCCCCTTATGATGCCACTGTTATAGAGAAGATTAAAGAAAACGGTGGATTGATAATAGGAATAGCAAATATGGATGAGTTTGCATGTGGTAGTAGTGGAGAAACTTCCTATTACGGTCCAACAAAAAATCCAAGAGCTAAGGATAGAATTCCTGGAGGAAGTTCTTCAGGAAGTGCTGCTGCTGTTGCAGCTGATTTATGTGATATGGCTTTAGGTAGTGATACAGGAGGAAGTATTAGAAACCCTGCTTCACATTGCGGAGTTGTTGGATTTAAGCCAAGTTATGGAGTTGTTAGTAGATATGGTTTATGTGATTTGGCAATGAGTTTTGACCAAATAGGGCCTTTAACAAAAACAGCTGAAGATGCATTATTATTAACAAACATCATTAAAGGTAAAGATTTGAGAGATACAACAACTGTAGAGACAAAACCATTTGAGAAGAGAGACATCAAAGGCTTTAAAGTTGGAGTTGTTAAGGAATTTATGGATGTTGCTGATGAGAAGATAAGAGATAAGATAGAGAAAGGCATTGAGGTCTTTAAAGATCTAGGATGTGAGATTGTTGAATTAAGCTATAAATATGTTGATTTAGCTCTACCAACTTACTATTTAATTAACTACGTTGAGTTTTTCTCATCCACAAGAAGGTATGATGGAAGAAGATATGGATATAAAATAGAAGAAGTTTGTGGAGAGGAAGTTTTAAGAAGAATTATGATTGGTTCAATGATTAGTCAAAAAGAGTATAGTGGTAAATATTACAAAAACGCTTTAAGAGCAAGGAATTTAATGAAAAATGAGATGATTAAGATTATGAAAGATGTTGATATTATAGTGGGAGCAACAGTTCCTAAGTTACCACACAAATTAGGAGAGAAGTTAACACCAATGGAAATGTATAGTTATGATGTCTTAACAGTTCTAGCTAATATCTGCGGTTTGTGTGCTGGAGTAGTTCCATGTGGAGATATAAATGGAATTCCAGTTGGATTGCAAATCCAAGGAAAACCATTTGAAGATGAAAAGGTTTTAAGTGCAATGATTGCATTTGAAAAGGCAATGCAATAA
- a CDS encoding metallophosphoesterase — translation MKIVGITDLHGKLPPAVKEFKDFADVLVVCGDITHFGKGIEVIEKLAELSDYMEVLCIPGNCDTKEVIDELNSFKLNIDGKVKKIDHINFVGIGGSNKTPFNTPNEYTEEEIYNKLINLVKNLKNIFLVSHAPPYNTMADIVDLDKDIHVGSKSIRKIIEDFNNNIIFCACGHIHESRCIDKIGNTIVVNPSPKSYFVYDTKKNMVILEDFAGL, via the coding sequence ATTACTGATTTGCATGGAAAATTACCTCCAGCTGTTAAGGAATTTAAAGATTTTGCTGATGTTTTGGTTGTTTGTGGGGATATAACACACTTTGGTAAAGGGATTGAAGTTATAGAGAAATTAGCTGAGTTATCAGATTATATGGAAGTTCTATGCATTCCAGGAAATTGTGATACTAAAGAAGTTATAGATGAGTTAAATAGCTTTAAATTAAACATTGATGGAAAAGTGAAAAAGATAGACCATATAAATTTTGTTGGAATAGGAGGGAGTAATAAAACTCCCTTTAACACTCCAAATGAATATACAGAAGAGGAGATATATAATAAGCTAATAAACTTAGTTAAAAACTTAAAAAACATATTTTTAGTTAGCCATGCTCCTCCATATAATACAATGGCCGATATTGTTGATTTAGACAAAGATATTCACGTTGGAAGTAAAAGCATTAGAAAGATAATTGAAGATTTTAATAATAACATAATATTCTGTGCCTGTGGGCATATACATGAAAGTAGATGCATAGATAAAATTGGAAATACAATAGTTGTAAACCCATCCCCAAAGAGTTATTTTGTCTATGACACAAAAAAGAACATGGTTATTTTAGAAGATTTCGCTGGGCTTTAA
- the rpa gene encoding single-strand DNA-binding protein Rpa, whose protein sequence is MIGDYERFKKLKKKVAEALNISEEELDRMIDKKIEENGGIILKDAALMMIAKEHGIYGEEKDDEEFLISDIEEGQISVEITGVVTDVSDIKTFKRRDGSLGKYRRITIADKSGTIRMTLWDDLAELDVKVGDVIKIERARARKWRNNLELSSTSETKIEKLENYEGELPEIKDIYDIGELNPGMTATFEGEVISALPIKEFKRADGSVGKLKSFIVKDETGSIRVTLWDNLTDIDVGRGDYVRVKGYIRDGYYGGLECTANYVEILKKGEKKEAEEVNIEDLTEYEDELVSVKGRVIAISSKKSVDLDGEIARVQDIILDNGTGRVRISFWRGKTALLENIKEGDLVRITNCRVKTFYDREGNKRADLVATVETEIIKDESIEAPEYELKYCKIEDIYNRDVDWNDINLIAQVVEDYGVNEIEFEDRVRKVRNLLLEDGTGRIRLSLWDDLAELDVKEGDIVEILHAYAKERGDYIDLVIGKYGRIIINPEGVEIKSNRKFIADIEDGETVEIRGAVVKILSDTLFLYLCPNCRKKVVEIDGIYNCPICGDVEPEEVLRLNFVVDDGTGTLLCRAYDRRVEKMLKMGREELKNLTIEMVEDEILGEEFVLYGNVRVENDELIMVVRRVSDVDVEKEIRILEEME, encoded by the coding sequence ATGATAGGAGATTATGAGAGATTTAAAAAACTTAAAAAAAAGGTTGCTGAAGCATTAAATATTAGTGAAGAGGAATTGGATAGGATGATTGATAAAAAAATTGAAGAAAATGGAGGAATAATATTGAAAGATGCTGCACTAATGATGATTGCAAAAGAACATGGGATTTATGGGGAAGAAAAAGATGATGAGGAATTTTTAATTAGCGATATTGAAGAAGGGCAAATAAGTGTTGAGATAACTGGAGTCGTAACTGATGTTTCAGATATAAAAACATTCAAAAGGAGAGATGGAAGTTTAGGGAAATACAGAAGAATTACAATAGCAGATAAGTCAGGAACTATAAGAATGACTTTATGGGATGATTTGGCTGAATTAGATGTTAAAGTTGGGGATGTTATTAAAATTGAAAGAGCAAGAGCAAGAAAATGGAGAAACAATTTAGAATTGAGCTCAACATCTGAAACTAAGATTGAAAAATTAGAGAATTATGAGGGAGAACTTCCAGAGATTAAAGACATATATGATATAGGAGAGCTAAATCCTGGAATGACTGCAACATTTGAAGGAGAAGTTATCTCAGCTCTCCCAATAAAAGAATTTAAAAGAGCTGATGGTAGTGTTGGGAAATTAAAATCATTTATTGTTAAAGATGAAACTGGGAGTATAAGAGTTACTTTATGGGATAATTTAACAGATATCGATGTTGGTAGAGGAGATTACGTCAGAGTTAAAGGTTATATAAGAGATGGTTACTATGGAGGGTTGGAATGCACAGCGAATTATGTAGAAATATTGAAAAAAGGAGAAAAGAAAGAAGCTGAGGAAGTAAATATTGAGGATTTAACAGAATATGAAGATGAGTTAGTTAGCGTTAAAGGTAGAGTTATAGCTATAAGTAGTAAAAAAAGTGTAGATTTGGATGGAGAAATAGCAAGGGTTCAAGACATTATATTGGATAATGGCACTGGAAGAGTGAGAATTTCATTTTGGAGAGGCAAAACTGCTTTATTAGAAAATATAAAAGAAGGAGATTTGGTAAGAATAACAAATTGTAGGGTAAAGACATTTTATGATAGGGAAGGAAATAAAAGAGCTGATTTAGTGGCAACTGTAGAAACAGAAATTATTAAAGATGAGAGCATTGAAGCCCCAGAGTATGAGCTAAAATATTGCAAAATTGAAGATATCTACAACAGGGATGTTGATTGGAATGATATAAACTTAATAGCCCAAGTTGTTGAAGATTATGGAGTTAATGAAATTGAATTTGAAGATAGAGTTAGAAAAGTAAGAAATTTGTTGTTAGAGGATGGAACTGGAAGAATAAGGTTGAGTTTATGGGATGATTTGGCTGAATTAGATGTTAAAGAAGGAGATATTGTAGAAATTTTACATGCCTATGCTAAGGAGAGAGGAGATTATATAGATTTAGTTATTGGAAAATATGGAAGGATAATTATAAATCCAGAAGGTGTTGAGATAAAAAGTAATAGAAAGTTCATAGCTGATATTGAAGATGGGGAAACTGTTGAGATTAGAGGGGCTGTAGTTAAGATATTGAGCGACACTCTCTTCCTTTACCTATGTCCAAATTGTAGAAAGAAGGTTGTAGAGATTGATGGAATTTATAACTGCCCTATTTGTGGAGACGTTGAACCAGAAGAGGTTTTGAGATTAAATTTTGTTGTAGATGATGGAACAGGAACTTTATTATGTAGGGCTTATGATAGAAGAGTTGAGAAGATGTTGAAAATGGGGAGAGAGGAGTTAAAGAACTTAACTATAGAAATGGTAGAGGATGAAATATTAGGGGAGGAGTTTGTTCTATATGGAAATGTTAGGGTAGAGAATGATGAATTGATTATGGTTGTTAGAAGAGTTAGTGATGTAGATGTTGAGAAAGAAATAAGAATATTGGAGGAGATGGAATGA